From the genome of Denticeps clupeoides chromosome 4, fDenClu1.1, whole genome shotgun sequence, one region includes:
- the esyt2a gene encoding extended synaptotagmin-2 isoform X2: MSGQKATPEPKTPPPTTAKQNGPDAAPGPGTGPPGADQDAQSSVADATQMGVRFAKTFAFLFPIYVLGYFEFSFSWVLVGLALFFWWRRRCGTEAADRVSRALAFLEQQDPAVRQSLPMSDLPPWVHFPDVERVEWLNKTVKQMWPYICQFVDKLFRETIEPAVKGANPHLSTFCFTKVDMGDKPLRVNGVKVYNENVDKRQIIMDLQISFVGNTEINVDIQKYYCRAGIKSIQLHGVLRVVMEPLLGDMPLVGALSLFFMKKPLLDINWTGLTNMLDIPGVSSLSDNLIQDIIGGLLVLPNKINIPLVNSAQMAKLRFPMPKGVLRIHFIEAQELLAKDKFLGGMIKGKSDPYGVLQLGNQLFQSKVIQNSLNPYWNEVYEAMVYDPSANNLSIELFDEDPDKDDFLGSLTIDMIETQKKQKVDEWFVLEGVASGKLHLKLEWLSLLSTPAQLSQVLSSIRADKGLANDGLSSALLLVHLDSAKQLPSVFEGNVGSGCLKERRSAGLVFCENTASLYRSLYSGKKVSSDPSPFVQFTVGHKSFESKTRYKTNEPVWEEAFTFLIHNPNVQQLDVEVNDGRHECSLGKLTVPLTKLLEAEDMTLSERFPLKESGPSTTLKMKMALRILSMEKDIVTDQPTAVPTSKVPATPSTPAKTVPTNPPQPKNTQTPTPEPTSKPRPPPTTEPMQVHTPTHMQSEPSDSPSHLTVMGRSSSNLAISGSHTHLNKEPTPSIASDISNPYAAQELQSRIRQLQNGSTPSHFPLGEVQLTIRHSAQRNKVIVVVHSCRNLIQFTDSGSDPYVRLYLLPDKRRSGRRKTGTQKKTLNPVYDQTFEFSVSIVELHRRTLDVAVKNGGGLLSKHKGLLGKVLVDLTHEDITKGWTQWYELSTDGMKKSPQQ, encoded by the exons ATGAGCGGCCAGAAGGCAACCCCGGAACCAAAGACACCCCCTCCCACCACGGCGAAGCAAAACGGCCCGGACGCGGCACCGGGCCCCGGTACCGGGCCGCCCGGCGCGGACCAAGACGCCCAGTCCTCCGTAGCAGATGCCACGCAAATGGGCGTCCGATTCGCCAAGACCTTCGCCTTCCTTTTCCCCATCTACGTGCTGGGATATTTTGAGTTCAGCTTCAGCTGGGTGCTGGTCGGCCTGGCGCTCTTCttctggtggaggaggaggtgcggGACTGAGGCCGCCGACCGGGTCAGCAGGGCCCTGGCCTTCCTGGAGCAGCAGGACCCCGCCGTGCGTCAGAGTTTGCCCATGTCGGACCTGCCGCCGTGG GTGCATTTTCCTGATGTGGAAAGAGTGGAGTGGCTGAATAAG acaGTGAAACAGATGTGGCCATACATTTGCCAGTTTGTGGATAAACTCTTCAGAGAGACCATAGAGCCAGCAGTCAAAGGAGCAAATCCCCACCTCAGCACCTTCTGCTTCACAAAAGTTGACATGGGGGACAAg CCTCTGCGGGTGAATGGAGTGAAGGTTTACAATGAAAATGTAGATAAACGGCAGATCATCATGGACCTTCAGATCAG TTTTGTTGGCAACACTGAAATTAATGTGGACATCCAGAAGTACTACTGCAGAGCAGGCATCAAGAGTATAcag TTGCATGGAGTCCTCAGAGTTGTGATGGAACCACTGTTGGGGGATATGCCGCTGGTCGGGGCCCTGTCCCTGTTCTTCATGAAGAAACCT CTGCTGGACATTAACTGGACCGGTCTCACCAATATGCTGGACATCCCTGGTGTCAG CTCATTGAGTGATAACCTGATCCAGGATATTATTGGTGGTTTATTGGTTCTGCCCAACAAGATCAATATTCCACTTGTAAACAGTGCACAGATGGCTAAACTACGCTTCCCTATGCCAAAG ggTGTTTTGCGGATCCATTTCATAGAGGCTCAGGAGCTTCTGGCCAAGGATAAATTTCTTGGTGGGATGATCAAGGGAAAGTCTGACCCTTATGGGGTTTTACAGCTGGGCAACCAGCTGTTCCAGAGCAAAGTTATCCAGAACTCACTCAACCCTTACTGGAACGAGGTCTATGAG GCAATGGTGTATGACCCGTCAGCAAATAATCTGTCCATTGAGCTGTTTGATGAGGACCCAGATAAAGACGATTTCCTGGGCAG TCTTACGATTGATATGATCGAGACACAGAAGAAACAGAAGGTTGACGAG TGGTTTGTTCtggaaggagtggcttcaggaaaacTGCACCTGAAGCTGGAGTGGTTATCACTGCTGTCGACACCCGCTCAGCTCAGCCAG GTCCTGAGCAGCATTAGGGCTGATAAGGGCCTGGCAAatgatgggctttcctcagcgcTTCTGCTAGTGCACCTGGACTCTGCTAAACAGCTGCCT AGTGTGTTTGAGGGGAATGTTGGCAGCGGCTGCTTAAAGGAGAGACGTTCAGCAGGGCTGGTATTCTGTGAGAATACAGCTTCTCTATATAGGAGCCTGTAT TCCGGAAAGAAGGTCAGCAGTGACCCCAGCCCATTCGTCCAGTTCACTGTGGGACACAAGTCCTTTGAGAGCAAG ACGCGGTATAAAACCAACGAGCCGGTCTGGGAGGAGGCTTTTACGTTCCTCATACACAACCCCAACGTCCAGCAGCTGGATGTAGAG GTGAACGATGGGAGACATGAATGCAGTCTAGGCAAATTAACTGTGCCCCTCACAAAGCTGCTTGAGGCTGAGGACATGACTCTGAGTGAAAGGTTCCCGCTGAAGGAGTCCGGGCCCAGCACCACTCTCAAAATGAAGATGGCACTGCGG atACTAAGTATGGAGAAGGACATTGTGACAGACCAGCCCACTGCGGTTCCAACTTCCAAAGTCCCGGCTACACCTTCCACTCCGGCCAAAACAGTCCCCACCAACCCTCCCCaacccaaaaacacacagacacccaccCCAGAGCCCACATCCAAACCACGCCCACCCCCCACCACAGAGCCCATGCAGGTACATACACCCACTCATATGCAGTCAGAGCCATCCGACTCCCCGTCACACCTGACTGTAATGGGGCGTAGCTCATCCAACCTGGCCATCTCCGGTTcgcacacacacctgaacaaAGAGCCGACGCCAAGCATTGCGTCTGACATCTCCAATCCTTATGCAGCACAGGAGCTCCAGAGCAGGATACGGCAGCTTCAGAA TGGTTCAACCCCTAGTCATTTCCCTCTGGGTGAGGTGCAGCTGACCATCAGACACAGTGCCCAGAGGAATAAAGTCATAGTTGTGGTCCACTCCTGCAG AAACCTCATTCAGTTCACAGACAGCGGTTCTGATCCATATGTGCGTCTCTACCTGCTGCCAGACAAACGACGCTCAGGTCGCAGGAAAACCGGCACACAGAAGAAAACTCTCAACCCTGTTTATGACCAGAC GTTTGAGTTTAGTGTCTCAATAGTGGAGCTGCACAGGAGGACCCTGGATGTTGCCGTGAAGAACGGAGGAGGGCTGCTGTCCAAACACAAGGGTCTTCTAGGCAAG GTGCTTGTGGATCTTACCCATGAGGACATCACCAAGGGTTGGACACAGTG GTATGAGCTGAGCACCGATGGTATGAAGAAATCACCCCAGCAGTAG